DNA from Pseudomonas putida:
GCGGGTCGCTACAGCCTTCTGGACCACGACCGTGCGTTGCAACGGGTAATGCCAGGTGCATTGGCGCAAGGCCTCGGCATTGTCGTCGGCGGCCCGTACAACTCCGGCGTGATTGCCGGGGGAGAGCACTACGAGTACCAGAAGGCCAGCCCGCAAATCCGTGCCCGTGTCCAGCGCCTGAACGAAGTGGCGGCGCGCCATGGGGTGGACATCAAGGCTGCGGCGTTGCAGTTCTCGCTGGCGCACCCCGCGGTAGCGGCGGTGATCCCAGGGGCGACCCGGCCACAACATGCCGACCAAGACCTGGCGGCGTTCAATGCGGTGATTCCGGCCGCGTTCTGGGCCGAGCTGCGTGAGCTGGGGCTGATCGCCCAGCAGGCACCGGTACCTGAAGCCTAATCGCGAAAGGGGGAGGGCTTTGCCCTCCTATCGCCAGCGAAGCCTGTTAACCGAGACTTTGCTGCAAGGCCTCGATAAACACCTCTTCTGCCCGACTGAAGCGCTGCTCCCTGTTCCACAACAGGTGAATATCCACATCGGCAATCCCTTCCTGCGGCGGCAACTTCCACAGCAACCCCGCCTCTACATCCGGCGCCACCACATGCTCGGGCAGGCAGCCGATGCCAAAGCCGGCGATCACCAGCCGGCGTACTTCCTCCAGGCTTGGCGATGACGCCACGATGCGCCCGGCAAAGCCCTGCTGGTCGCGGAAAATGGTCAGCGGCGACAACATGCCGCCAATCTGGTCGCTGGTAAAACTGACGAAATTCTCCCGTTGCAAGTCGCCTTCGGCCTGGCCGAACAAGGCATGGTGCTTGCCGCAGAAAAACGCATAGCGCTGGCGCAGAAACAGCCGTTGCTCCAGCCGTGGCTGCGCACGCCGGTTGAGGCTAAGGCCCGC
Protein-coding regions in this window:
- a CDS encoding LysR family transcriptional regulator, which gives rise to MSDRLLNDRLDWNLLRTFRVIGQELSISRAAARLHLTQPAVSQALKRLEEQLGRQLIARRGPRFVLTEMGEQLFQLAGEVYGQMSQIGGLLEQPADELVGKVRLLMISRIVSERFDDFLADFHRQHPRVELEIDVMRSSDIVAALQEKTATAGLSLNRRAQPRLEQRLFLRQRYAFFCGKHHALFGQAEGDLQRENFVSFTSDQIGGMLSPLTIFRDQQGFAGRIVASSPSLEEVRRLVIAGFGIGCLPEHVVAPDVEAGLLWKLPPQEGIADVDIHLLWNREQRFSRAEEVFIEALQQSLG